In a single window of the Streptomyces sp. CGMCC 4.7035 genome:
- a CDS encoding carbohydrate kinase family protein, which translates to MRIAVTGSIATDHLMTFPGRFADQFVADQLHTVSLSFLVDRLDVRRGGVGANIAFGMGQLGTKPILVGAAGSDFDEYRAWLDRNGVDTASVRISETQHTARFVCTTDADHNQIGSFYTGAMSEARLIELKTVADRVGGLDLVLIGADDPEAMLRHTEECRSRAIPFAADFSQQIARMNGDEIRILLDGATFLFSNEYEKGLIETKTGWSDAEILAKVGHRVTTLGSRGVRIERSGEDPIEVGVPEETAKIDPTGVGDAFRAGFLSGLAWGVPLERAAQIGCMLATLVIETLGTQEYTLRRAHFMDRFTKAYGDEAATEVKQHLV; encoded by the coding sequence GTGCGTATCGCAGTCACCGGCTCCATCGCCACCGACCACCTCATGACCTTCCCCGGCCGTTTCGCCGACCAGTTCGTCGCGGACCAGCTGCACACGGTCTCGCTGTCCTTCCTGGTCGACCGCCTCGACGTACGCCGCGGCGGGGTGGGCGCGAACATCGCCTTCGGCATGGGCCAGCTCGGCACCAAGCCGATCCTCGTCGGCGCGGCCGGCTCGGACTTCGACGAGTACCGGGCGTGGCTGGACCGCAACGGCGTGGACACGGCCTCCGTACGCATCTCGGAGACCCAGCACACGGCCCGTTTCGTGTGCACCACCGACGCCGACCACAACCAGATCGGCTCCTTCTACACCGGCGCGATGAGCGAGGCCCGGCTCATCGAGCTCAAGACGGTCGCCGACCGGGTGGGCGGGCTCGACCTGGTGCTGATCGGCGCCGACGACCCGGAGGCGATGCTGCGCCACACGGAGGAGTGCCGTTCCCGGGCCATTCCGTTCGCCGCCGACTTCTCGCAGCAGATCGCGCGCATGAACGGCGACGAGATCCGGATACTGCTGGACGGGGCGACCTTCCTGTTCTCCAACGAGTACGAGAAGGGGCTCATCGAGACCAAGACCGGCTGGTCCGACGCCGAGATCCTGGCCAAGGTGGGCCACCGGGTGACCACGCTCGGCTCGCGGGGCGTGCGCATCGAGCGGTCCGGTGAGGACCCGATCGAGGTCGGCGTGCCCGAGGAGACCGCCAAGATCGACCCGACGGGTGTGGGCGACGCCTTCCGCGCGGGCTTCCTGTCGGGCCTGGCCTGGGGCGTCCCGCTGGAGCGCGCGGCCCAGATCGGCTGCATGCTCGCGACGCTGGTCATCGAGACCCTGGGCACCCAGGAGTACACGCTGCGCCGCGCCCACTTCATGGACCGTTTCACCAAGGCGTACGGCGACGAGGCCGCGACCGAGGTCAAGCAGCACCTGGTCTGA
- a CDS encoding iron-sulfur cluster assembly accessory protein: MSVQDETTTVADGIILTDAAAAKVKALLDQEGRDDLALRVAVQPGGCSGLRYQLFFDERSLDGDVEKDFGGVKVVTDRMSAPYLGGATIDFVDTIEKQGFTIDNPNATGSCACGDSFS; this comes from the coding sequence ATGTCCGTACAGGACGAGACCACCACCGTCGCCGACGGCATCATCCTGACCGACGCCGCCGCGGCCAAGGTCAAGGCCCTGCTCGACCAGGAAGGCCGTGACGACCTGGCGCTGCGTGTCGCGGTTCAGCCCGGCGGCTGCTCCGGCCTGCGCTACCAGCTCTTCTTCGACGAGCGCTCCCTCGACGGCGACGTGGAGAAGGACTTCGGCGGAGTCAAGGTCGTCACCGACCGCATGAGCGCCCCGTACCTGGGTGGCGCCACCATCGACTTCGTCGACACGATCGAGAAGCAGGGCTTCACCATCGACAACCCGAACGCGACGGGCTCCTGCGCCTGCGGCGACTCCTTCAGCTGA